Part of the Triticum urartu cultivar G1812 chromosome 2, Tu2.1, whole genome shotgun sequence genome, CCCCAATGGAAACCGTGGCGGCAGAAAGGTTTTTCCGTCTAGGGAACAAATTACTATGCATCCGATCCCACATCTTGCCCTCTATAGATCGGCGTGTTAGGGTTCGTGGAGGACCTTTCACCTCGGATCTAGGCTTCACGCTTTTGATATCTGGATGAGGTTTTTGTTTCCCTTCCTTAATCCAGCTTGCTTAATTTTGGTGTGTTGGTATAGGCGATGACTTTGCGAACAACAATGGGGTGCTCTTGGTGCTGCTAGAGACGCCATCCGGCTTTGCGGTTTTCAATTTCTGTGGGATTTACCTCTACTTACCAGATGCAATGCAGGTTAATTATTACTGATGTGCTTGGCTTCCTCTAGTCGTCGATACTAATAACTAACCTATATTTCATCCTTGTCTCCAGAGTATGTGGGTAAAATTTGCTAACTATTATAGGGCAAGGCGGGTGAGTCTTTCCtttccttcccttcccttcccttctTATTTGTCACGGCTTCTTATTTCGTTCTTTGTATGCTTATCGCCAAATCGATTCGATTAGGAACCTTGCATCGTTTATGATTGACATTTTTTTTCTGTTTGTGTTGACGGGGGCATATAAACACAATTCCGCTCTTTACTAATTAACAGGATGAAAACTTCCCTGGGTCTGTAATCCATGTAGCATGATGCTCCAAAATTTGTTTTGCTAAATGGTCACATGACGGCTGCAAGGTGATTTGTAGATGATATGCACCCAACCTGGTGGTGGGTGTCTTTGAACCAATTTATTGGGCCTTGACGTGGCGCTACTAGTTAAGAAGTGAATAAAGTCACTGAGCTTTATTTCCAAAATTACAATGCTTTACCTTAGAACACCAATCTTTTCTGAATTACACTGCAGAGTTTTGACAAACGAGGGCTTGAAAAGGGGTACATATTTACAATGGAGATGCACCTACCGAATTTTGTTACAATGTCTTAAGTTCTCCTAATTAAAACATTGCATGCTTTTTAATTAATTGTTTCTCCTTGCCCCTGAACCTGCTTATCTTTGGTTGTCTCTTTTATCAGGTTGTTTGGCTGAAGGAATTTCAAACTTTTGATGACAAGTCCAGCGCCATTAATGTTGATACTGGTGTTAACAAACAACTCACTGAAATGATCTTGAAGTGGCGCCGTCCTGGGCAGGAACTACTTGTTGGAAAACCGGAATATAAATCAATAATTGAATTAAGCTTGGTAAGTATAAGCTCCTTGTTTCTTATACTATTTCTGAACAACTTTGAGCGCCATTTTTCATATATGTTACTTCTTTTCAGGGAATACCCTGCCGGCATGATGAACTTGTGATGGAGGTAATGTGGGGCATGAAGCGTTTCATGCCTAGTTTGGTGCGCAGAGAAAAATCAGAGCTTCCTAAAGAAGATCTGCTCCCAGTGAGTCAAGGACTACAAATGCTATTGAGTAGTTACGGCTTCGATGTCAAACCAGAGATGGTGAGTTTACCAGCTGCCATGCTTTTGCCTTATTCTCACTGAGCAAAGCTTTGGATGCAATATCTTGTAGAGTAGAATAAATTTCCATTGCATTTTCATTTAAATGATGAAGCAACATCTTCGTATCCAGGTCAACGACAAGATTGTTGTGACTGCATCCGTCTTGTTTGATTGTGATGCTGCTGAGAAGGAACAGTACAGAGCCTTCCATGCTCTTGGTCGCCACCTTAAGAATGTGTCTGGCATAGAGTATGAGAACTGGGACCTTCTGAAACTCGCGACGGCTTTTAAGATCATATGCAGCCGTGAAATTGGTGATTCGGATGAGGTAAAAACCATACTTTGCAAATGGGTTCTCAGCTGCTCGCCGTGC contains:
- the LOC125540174 gene encoding nucleolar protein 58-like isoform X2; the encoded protein is MVLAVPPFTRQQIPMPPPVVRRRGPATPAPDPSPAGRRPPPARRRKIIPGTFGELAASIGDDFANNNGVLLVLLETPSGFAVFNFCGIYLYLPDAMQSMWVKFANYYRARRVVWLKEFQTFDDKSSAINVDTGVNKQLTEMILKWRRPGQELLVGKPEYKSIIELSLGIPCRHDELVMEVMWGMKRFMPSLVRREKSELPKEDLLPVSQGLQMLLSSYGFDVKPEMVNDKIVVTASVLFDCDAAEKEQYRAFHALGRHLKNVSGIEYENWDLLKLATAFKIICSREIGDSDEKTCKQSC
- the LOC125540174 gene encoding nucleolar protein 58-like isoform X1, with amino-acid sequence MVLAVPPFTRQQIPMPPPVVRRRGPATPAPDPSPAGRRPPPARRRKIIPGTFGELAASIGDDFANNNGVLLVLLETPSGFAVFNFCGIYLYLPDAMQSMWVKFANYYRARRVVWLKEFQTFDDKSSAINVDTGVNKQLTEMILKWRRPGQELLVGKPEYKSIIELSLGIPCRHDELVMEVMWGMKRFMPSLVRREKSELPKEDLLPVSQGLQMLLSSYGFDVKPEMVNDKIVVTASVLFDCDAAEKEQYRAFHALGRHLKNVSGIEYENWDLLKLATAFKIICSREIGDSDEMLSEDVQAKLLNDADKYEKKINKLACMLNHSELVSNYQIKTRHKDMLAGLVKKAKEARVRCPMRRSKKVNKAYGQ